A stretch of the Gossypium hirsutum isolate 1008001.06 chromosome D07, Gossypium_hirsutum_v2.1, whole genome shotgun sequence genome encodes the following:
- the LOC121219433 gene encoding BEL1-like homeodomain protein 1 → MATYFHGSSEFQAASVASPDGMQTLYLMNPNYIPYSDTNQPFAATNLFFLNPAGNALNPSSFPHTPPPNYHHLLGLPLPTPTASIVPANSNETHRPSSLHGIVSGVHYNSWGSSSTIDHQTSSASTYPQIVSTAVDNSAARPHDVASQLRPVVVSPRQGLSLSLSSQQVPCSSSTVEADHIQGQVPTMSPAAADEMRISGNSPSSASVVSNGIPGVQSVVLGSKYLRAAQELLDEVVNVGKVIKPEVSEGTKEKIKADKEPVGSSAGEDGAQRGPELTTAQRQELQMKKAKLVSMLDEVEQRYRQYRQQMQIVASSLEKAAGFGAAKSYTGLASRTISKQFRCLKDSISDQIKATSKSLGEDDCLGVKLEGSRLRYVDYQLRQQRALQQLGMIQHNNNVWRPQRGLPERAVSVLRAWLFEHFLHPYPKDSDKHMLAKQTGLTRNQVSN, encoded by the exons ATGGCGACGTACTTTCATGGGAGCTCAGAATTCCAAGCTGCTTCAGTTGCTTCACCTGATGGGATGCAAACGCTCTATCTCATGAACCCCAACTATATACCCTACTCTGACACAAACCAACCATTTGCTGCCACTAATCTGTTCTTCTTGAACCCCGCCGGCAACGCGCTAAACCCTTCAAGCTTTCCCCACACGCCACCACCCAACTATCACCACCTCCTTGGCCTCCCTCTTCCGACACCCACCGCTTCGATCGTACCGGCCAATTCCAATGAAACCCACCGTCCATCATCCCTTCATGGTATAGTCTCCGGTGTTCATTATAACTCATGGGGATCAAGTTCAACTATTGATCATCAGACTTCATCAGCAAGTACCTATCCTCAGATTGTGTCGACTGCTGTAGATAACTCGGCCGCCAGGCCCCATGATGTTGCGTCGCAGTTGCGGCCGGTGGTGGTTTCACCAAGGCAAGGCTTGTCCTTGAGTCTATCATCCCAACAAGTTCCTTGTAGTTCAAGTACCGTTGAAGCAGATCATATCCAAGGACAAGTTCCAACTATGTCACCAGCAGCTGCTGATGAAATGAGGATATCTGGGAATTCACCGTCATCGGCTTCTGTTGTTTCGAATGGGATTCCAGGGGTTCAAAGTGTGGTTTTGGGATCAAAGTACTTGAGAGCAGCACAAGAGCTTCTCGATGAAGTTGTTAATGTGGGGAAAGTGATAAAGCCTGAGGTGTCTGAGGGGACCAAGGAGAAGATAAAGGCGGACAAAGAACCGGTAGGTTCAAGTGCTGGTGAAGATGGGGCTCAACGTGGACCTGAGCTCACCACCGCACAAAGACAGGAGCTTCAAATGAAGAAGGCAAAACTTGTCAGCATGCTCGATGAG GTGGAACAAAGATACAGGCAATACCGTCAACAAATGCAAATTGTTGCTTCATCGCTAGAGAAGGCAGCGGGGTTTGGTGCAGCAAAATCGTACACCGGACTTGCTTCGAGGACGATTTCGAAGCAATTCCGTTGTCTGAAAGATTCAATATCTGACCAAATCAAAGCTACAAGCAAGAGTTTAGGAGAAGATGATTGTTTAGGTGTGAAATTGGAGGGTTCAAGACTACGATACGTTGATTATCAGCTACGGCAACAGCGGGCACTGCAGCAATTGGGAATGATCCAACACAATAATAATGTTTGGAGACCCCAGCGAGGATTACCTGAACGAGCTGTTTCTGTTCTACGTGCTTGGCTTTTCGAGCATTTCCTTCATCC CTATCCTAAAGATTCAGACAAACACATGCTCGCCAAACAAACTGGGCTTACAAGAAATCAG GTGTCAAACTGA